A single Bos mutus isolate GX-2022 chromosome 25, NWIPB_WYAK_1.1, whole genome shotgun sequence DNA region contains:
- the TRIP6 gene encoding thyroid receptor-interacting protein 6 isoform X1 encodes MSGPTWLPPKQPEPARAPQGRALPRGASGPPLAHGAALQPHPRVNFCPLPSEQCYQTPGGPEDRGLAWVGCHGAPQHSQGLPPDRGGLRPGSLDAEIDSLTSMLAELDGGRGHAPRRPDRQAYEPPEPPAYRSGSGPLRPNGGALPPPPLPGSPYGAPTPASYATASTPAGPAFPVQVKVARPVRGCGPPRRGASQASGPSPGPHFPLPGRGEVWGAGYRSHREPGPGVKEEAPGVSGPAGARGGGYGPQVPLSQPPEEELERLTKKLVHDMNHPPSGEYFGRCGGCGEDVVGDGAGVVALDRVFHVGCFVCSTCRAQLRGQHFYAVERRAYCESCYVATLEKCSTCSQPILDRILRAMGKAYHPGCFTCVVCHRGLDGIPFTVDATSQIHCIEDFHRKFAPRCSVCGGAIMPEPGQEETVRIVALDRSFHIGCYKCEECGLLLSSEGECQGCYPLDGHILCKTCSAWRIQELSATVTTDC; translated from the exons ATGTCcgggcccacctggctccccccgAAGCAGCCGGAGCCCGCTAGAGCCCCTCAGGGGAGAGCGCTCCCCCGAGGGGCCTCAGGGCCTCCCCTGGCCCACGGAGCAG cgctccagccccacccccggGTCAATTTTTGCCCTCTCCCATCTGAGCAGTGTTACCAGACCCCCGGGGGACCGGAGGACCGGGGGCTGGCCTGGGTGGGGTGCCACGGAGCACCCCAGCACTCACAG GGCCTCCCCCCAGACAGGGGGGGCTTGCGCCCGGGAAGTCTGGATGCTGAGATAGACTCCCTGACCAGCATGCTGGCTGAGTTGGACGGGGGTCGAGGTCACGCCCCGCGGCGGCCTGACCGGCAG GCTTACGAGCCCCCTGAGCCCCCAGCCTACCGCTCAGGGTCAGGCCCCTTGAGGCCGAATGGAGGGGCGCTTCCTCCCCCGCCGCTCCCAGGGTCCCCCTATGGGGCCCCCACTCCGGCCTCCTATGCTACGGCCAGCACCCCCGCCGGCCCTGCCTTCCCTGTGCAAGTGAAAGTGGCACGACCCGTGAGAGGCTGCGGCCCTCCCAGGCGGGGGGCCTCTCAGGCCTCCGGGCCCTCCCCGGGCCCCCACTTTCCTCTCCCAGGCCGAGGTGAAGTCTGGGGGGCTGGCTACAGGAGCCACCGCGAGCCAGGGCCGGGGGTTAAGGAGGAGGCCCCGGGGGTCTCCGGCCCTGCAGGCGCAAGAGGAGGCGGGTATGGGCCCCAG GTCCCCCTGAGCCAGCCTCCCGAGGAGGAGCTTGAGAGGTTGACCAAGAAGCTGGTGCACGACATGAACCACCCGCCCAGCGGGGAGTACTTCG GCCGCTGTGGTGGCTGCGGAGAAGACGTGGTCGGGGATGGGGCCGGGGTTGTGGCCCTGGATCGCGTCTTCCATGTGGGCTGCTTTGTGTGTTCTACGTGCCGGGCCCAGCTCCGGGGCCAGCATTTCTACGCCGTGGAGAGGAGGGCGTATTGTGAGAGCTGCTATGTG GCCACCCTGGAGAAGTGCTCCACGTGCTCCCAGCCCATCCTGGACCGGATTCTGCGGGCTATGGGGAAGGCCTACCACCCGGGCTGCTTCACCTGTGTGGTGTGCCACCGCGGCCTCGACGGCATTCCTTTCACTGTGGATGCCACAAGCCAGATCCACTGCATTGAGGACTTCCACAG GAAGTTTGCCCCAAGATGCTCAGTATGTGGTGGGGCCATCATGCCCGAACCAGGTCAGGAGGAGACCGTGCGAATCGTAGCTCTGGATCGCAGTTTTCACATTGGCTGTTACAAGTGTGAG GAGTGTGGGCTGCTGCTCTCCTCTGAGGGTGAGTGTCAGGGCTGCTACCCACTGGATGGGCACATCTTGTGCAAGACCTGCAGTGCCTGGCGGATCCAGGAGCTCTCGGCCACTGTCACCACCGACTGCTGA
- the TRIP6 gene encoding thyroid receptor-interacting protein 6 isoform X2, protein MSGPTWLPPKQPEPARAPQGRALPRGASGPPLAHGAALQPHPRVNFCPLPSEQCYQTPGGPEDRGLAWVGCHGAPQHSQGLPPDRGGLRPGSLDAEIDSLTSMLAELDGGRGHAPRRPDRQVPLSQPPEEELERLTKKLVHDMNHPPSGEYFGRCGGCGEDVVGDGAGVVALDRVFHVGCFVCSTCRAQLRGQHFYAVERRAYCESCYVATLEKCSTCSQPILDRILRAMGKAYHPGCFTCVVCHRGLDGIPFTVDATSQIHCIEDFHRKFAPRCSVCGGAIMPEPGQEETVRIVALDRSFHIGCYKCEECGLLLSSEGECQGCYPLDGHILCKTCSAWRIQELSATVTTDC, encoded by the exons ATGTCcgggcccacctggctccccccgAAGCAGCCGGAGCCCGCTAGAGCCCCTCAGGGGAGAGCGCTCCCCCGAGGGGCCTCAGGGCCTCCCCTGGCCCACGGAGCAG cgctccagccccacccccggGTCAATTTTTGCCCTCTCCCATCTGAGCAGTGTTACCAGACCCCCGGGGGACCGGAGGACCGGGGGCTGGCCTGGGTGGGGTGCCACGGAGCACCCCAGCACTCACAG GGCCTCCCCCCAGACAGGGGGGGCTTGCGCCCGGGAAGTCTGGATGCTGAGATAGACTCCCTGACCAGCATGCTGGCTGAGTTGGACGGGGGTCGAGGTCACGCCCCGCGGCGGCCTGACCGGCAG GTCCCCCTGAGCCAGCCTCCCGAGGAGGAGCTTGAGAGGTTGACCAAGAAGCTGGTGCACGACATGAACCACCCGCCCAGCGGGGAGTACTTCG GCCGCTGTGGTGGCTGCGGAGAAGACGTGGTCGGGGATGGGGCCGGGGTTGTGGCCCTGGATCGCGTCTTCCATGTGGGCTGCTTTGTGTGTTCTACGTGCCGGGCCCAGCTCCGGGGCCAGCATTTCTACGCCGTGGAGAGGAGGGCGTATTGTGAGAGCTGCTATGTG GCCACCCTGGAGAAGTGCTCCACGTGCTCCCAGCCCATCCTGGACCGGATTCTGCGGGCTATGGGGAAGGCCTACCACCCGGGCTGCTTCACCTGTGTGGTGTGCCACCGCGGCCTCGACGGCATTCCTTTCACTGTGGATGCCACAAGCCAGATCCACTGCATTGAGGACTTCCACAG GAAGTTTGCCCCAAGATGCTCAGTATGTGGTGGGGCCATCATGCCCGAACCAGGTCAGGAGGAGACCGTGCGAATCGTAGCTCTGGATCGCAGTTTTCACATTGGCTGTTACAAGTGTGAG GAGTGTGGGCTGCTGCTCTCCTCTGAGGGTGAGTGTCAGGGCTGCTACCCACTGGATGGGCACATCTTGTGCAAGACCTGCAGTGCCTGGCGGATCCAGGAGCTCTCGGCCACTGTCACCACCGACTGCTGA
- the SLC12A9 gene encoding solute carrier family 12 member 9 isoform X1 codes for MASENSPLLAYRLLGEEGVSFPANGAGGPGGAPARKLSTFLGVVVPTVLSMFSIVVFLRIGFVVGHAGLLQALAMLLVAYVILALTVLSVCAIATNGAVRGGGAYFMISRTLGPEVGGSIGLMFYLANVCGCAVSLLGLVEAILDVFGADASGSSGLRVLPQGYGWSLLYGSLLLGLVGGVCTLGAGLYARASFLTFLLVSGSLASVLVSFVAVGPRDIPLAPRPGPNGSSLPPQVGHFTGFNSSTLKANLDAGYAKDYTTGAMMTFASVFAVLFNGCTGIMAGANMSGELKDPSRAIPLGTIVAVAYTFFIYILLFFLSSFTCDRVLLQEDYGFFRAISLWPPLVLVGIYATSLSASMSSLIGASRILHALAQDDLFGVILAPAKVVSRGGNPWGAVLYSWGLVQLVLLAGKLNTLAAVVTVFYLVAYAAVDLSCLSLEWASAPNFRPTFNLFSWHTCLLGVASCLLMMFLISPGAAGGSLLLMGLLSALLTARGGPSSWGYVSQALLFHQVRKYLLRLDVRKDHVKFWRPQLLLLVGNPRGALPLLRLANQLKKGGLYVLGHVTLGDLDSLPSDPVQPQYGAWLSLVDRAQVKAFVDLTLSPSVRQGAQHLLRISGLGGMKPNTLVLGFYDDAAPQDHFLTDPAFSEPADGTQEAGAPALSTLFPPPRAPGSPRALSPQDYVATVADALKMNKNVVLARACGALPPERLSRGSGGTSQPHHVDVWPLNLLRPRGGPGYVDVCGLFLLQMATILGMVPAWHSARLRIFLCLGPREAPGAAEGRLRALLSQLRIRAEVREVVWGEGAASEEPEEEEEGDFVNGRRGDAEAEALACSANALVRAQQGRGRGGPGGPEEGDGEGGPTTALTFLYLPRPPADSARYLRYLGLLEILSRDLGPTLLIHGVTPVTCTDL; via the exons ATGGCCAGTGAGAACTCTCCTCTGCTGGCCTACCGgctcctgggggaggagggggtttCCTTCCCTGCCAATGGGGCCGGAGGTCCTGGAGGGGCACCGGCCCGGAAACTCTCCACCTTCCTGGGTGTGGTGGTGCCCACAGTCCTGTCCATGTTCAGTATAGTGGTTTTCTTGAGGATTG GGTTTGTGGTGGGTCATGCTGGTCTGCTTCAGGCTTTGGCCATGCTCCTGGTTGCCTACGTCATCCTGGCCCTCACCGTGCTCTCCGTCTGTGCCATCGCCACCAACGGAGCTGTGCGAGGGGGCGGAGCCTACT TCATGATCAGTCGGACTCTGGGGCCTGAGGTTGGCGGCAGCATCGGCCTGATGTTCTACCTGGCTAACGTCTGTGGCTGCGCCGTCTCCCTGCTGGGGCTGGTGGAGGCCATTCTTGACGTCTTCGGGGCTG ATGCCTCAGGGTCCAGTGGCCTCCGGGTCCTGCCCCAGGGCTACGGCTGGAGCCTGCTCTACGGTTCCCTGCTGCTGGGCCTGGTGGGCGGGGTCTGTACCCTGGGGGCCGGCCTCTATgcccgggcctccttcctcacaTTCCTGCTGGTCTCTGGTTCCCTGGCCTCCGTGCTGGTCAGCTTTGTGGCTGTGGGGCCCAGGGACATCCCGTTGGCCCCTCGGCCTGGCCCCAATGGCTCCTCCCTGCCGCCCCAGGTCGGCCACTTCACTGGCTTCAACAGCAGCACCCTGAAGGCTAATCTGGATG CCGGCTACGCCAAGGACTACACCACGGGGGCCATGATGACCTTTGCCAGCGtctttgctgttctttttaaCGGCTGCACGGGCATCATGGCTGGGGCCAACATGTCAG GGGAGCTGAAAGACCCCAGCCGGGCCATTCCTCTGGGCACGATTGTTGCTGTTGCCTATACTTTCTTCATCTACatcctgcttttcttcctctccagCTTCACGTGTGACAG GGTGCTGCTGCAGGAGGACTATGGCTTCTTCCGAGCCATCAGCCTGTGGCCCCCGCTGGTGCTTGTCGGGATCTACGCCACGTCACTCTCCGCCTCCATGAGCTCCCTCATTGGCGCCTCCCGCATCCTTCATGCCCTGGCCCAGGATGACCTCTTCG GAGTGATCCTGGCGCCGGCCAAGGTGGTATCCCGAGGGGGGAACCCCTGGGGGGCTGTGCTGTATTCCTGGGGCCTCGTGCAG CTGGTGCTCCTGGCCGGAAAGCTGAACACGCTGGCTGCCGTGGTCACCGTCTTCTACTTGGTGGCCTACGCTGCTGTGGACTTGTCCTGCCTGAGCCTGGAGTGGGCCTCTGCCCCCAACTTCCG CCCCACCTTCAACCTCTTCTCCTGGCACACCTGCTTGCTGGGGGTGGCCTCCTGCCTGCTCATGATGTTCCTCATCAGCCCCGGGGCCGCCGGCGGCTCCCTGCTTCTCATGGGCCTGCTTTCTGCCCTGCTCACGGCTCGAGGAGGGCCCAGCAGCTGGGGCTACGTCAGCCAGGCCCTGCTTTTCCACCAG GTGCGGAAGTACCTGCTCCGGCTGGACGTCCGGAAGGACCACGTGAAGTTCTGGCGGCCGCAGCTGCTGCTTCTGGTGGGGAACCCCCGGGGCGCCCTGCCTCTGCTGCGATTGGCCAACCAGCTCAAGAAAGGGGGTCTCTACGTGCTGGGCCATGTCACCCTGGGAGACCTCG ACTCTCTGCCCTCGGATCCTGTGCAGCCGCAGTACGGGGCATGGCTGAGCCTGGTGGACCGGGCCCAAGTGAAGGCCTTTGTGGATCTCACCCTCTCACCCTCCGTGCGCCAGGGAGCTCAGCACTTGCTGCGGATCTCTGGTCTTG GTGGCATGAAGCCCAACACGCTGGTCCTGGGTTTCTATGATGATGCTGCACCCCAGGATCACTTCCTGACTGACCCCGCTTTCTCTGAGCCTGCGGATGGCACCCAAGAGGCTGGGGccccggccctgagcaccctgttccCTCCACCCCGGGCTCCTGGGAGCCCCCGGGCTCTCAGTCCCCAGGACTACGTGGCTACCGTGGCAGACGCCCTGAAGATGAACAAGAACGTGGTCCTGGCCCGGGCCTGTGGGGCCCTGCCCCCCGAGCGGCTGAGCCGGGGGTCTGGGGGCACCTCCCAGCCGCACCACGTGGACGTGTGGCCCCTCAACCTGCTGCGACCGCGGGGCGGGCCTGGCTACGTGGACGTGTGCGGCCTCTTCCTGCTGCAGATGGCGACCATCTTGGGCATGGTGCCTGCCTGGCACAGTGCCCGCCTCCGGATCTTCTTGTGCTTGGGGCCTCGGGAGGCCCCGGGGGCAGCCGAGGGGCGGCTGCGGGCACTGCTGAGCCAGTTGAGGATCCGGGCCGAGGTGCGGGAGGTGGTGTGGGGCGAGGGGGCTGCCTCCGAGGagccggaggaggaggaggaaggggacttTGTGAACGGCAGGCGGGGAGACGCTGAGGCAGAGGCCCTGGCATGCAGCGCCAACGCCCTGGTTCGGGCCCAGCAGGGGCGTGGTAGAGGAGGGCCCGGTGGGCCTGAGGAAGGGGATGGCGAGGGGGGGCCCACCACTGCCCTCACCTTCTTGTACCTGCCGCGGCCGCCTGCTGATTCTGCCCGCTACCTGCGCTACCTGGGGCTCCTGGAAATTCTGAGCCGAGATCTGGGCCCCACGCTGCTCATTCACGGCGTCACCCCTGTCACTTGCACTGATCTCTGA
- the SLC12A9 gene encoding solute carrier family 12 member 9 isoform X2 has product MLLVAYVILALTVLSVCAIATNGAVRGGGAYFMISRTLGPEVGGSIGLMFYLANVCGCAVSLLGLVEAILDVFGADASGSSGLRVLPQGYGWSLLYGSLLLGLVGGVCTLGAGLYARASFLTFLLVSGSLASVLVSFVAVGPRDIPLAPRPGPNGSSLPPQVGHFTGFNSSTLKANLDAGYAKDYTTGAMMTFASVFAVLFNGCTGIMAGANMSGELKDPSRAIPLGTIVAVAYTFFIYILLFFLSSFTCDRVLLQEDYGFFRAISLWPPLVLVGIYATSLSASMSSLIGASRILHALAQDDLFGVILAPAKVVSRGGNPWGAVLYSWGLVQLVLLAGKLNTLAAVVTVFYLVAYAAVDLSCLSLEWASAPNFRPTFNLFSWHTCLLGVASCLLMMFLISPGAAGGSLLLMGLLSALLTARGGPSSWGYVSQALLFHQVRKYLLRLDVRKDHVKFWRPQLLLLVGNPRGALPLLRLANQLKKGGLYVLGHVTLGDLDSLPSDPVQPQYGAWLSLVDRAQVKAFVDLTLSPSVRQGAQHLLRISGLGGMKPNTLVLGFYDDAAPQDHFLTDPAFSEPADGTQEAGAPALSTLFPPPRAPGSPRALSPQDYVATVADALKMNKNVVLARACGALPPERLSRGSGGTSQPHHVDVWPLNLLRPRGGPGYVDVCGLFLLQMATILGMVPAWHSARLRIFLCLGPREAPGAAEGRLRALLSQLRIRAEVREVVWGEGAASEEPEEEEEGDFVNGRRGDAEAEALACSANALVRAQQGRGRGGPGGPEEGDGEGGPTTALTFLYLPRPPADSARYLRYLGLLEILSRDLGPTLLIHGVTPVTCTDL; this is encoded by the exons ATGCTCCTGGTTGCCTACGTCATCCTGGCCCTCACCGTGCTCTCCGTCTGTGCCATCGCCACCAACGGAGCTGTGCGAGGGGGCGGAGCCTACT TCATGATCAGTCGGACTCTGGGGCCTGAGGTTGGCGGCAGCATCGGCCTGATGTTCTACCTGGCTAACGTCTGTGGCTGCGCCGTCTCCCTGCTGGGGCTGGTGGAGGCCATTCTTGACGTCTTCGGGGCTG ATGCCTCAGGGTCCAGTGGCCTCCGGGTCCTGCCCCAGGGCTACGGCTGGAGCCTGCTCTACGGTTCCCTGCTGCTGGGCCTGGTGGGCGGGGTCTGTACCCTGGGGGCCGGCCTCTATgcccgggcctccttcctcacaTTCCTGCTGGTCTCTGGTTCCCTGGCCTCCGTGCTGGTCAGCTTTGTGGCTGTGGGGCCCAGGGACATCCCGTTGGCCCCTCGGCCTGGCCCCAATGGCTCCTCCCTGCCGCCCCAGGTCGGCCACTTCACTGGCTTCAACAGCAGCACCCTGAAGGCTAATCTGGATG CCGGCTACGCCAAGGACTACACCACGGGGGCCATGATGACCTTTGCCAGCGtctttgctgttctttttaaCGGCTGCACGGGCATCATGGCTGGGGCCAACATGTCAG GGGAGCTGAAAGACCCCAGCCGGGCCATTCCTCTGGGCACGATTGTTGCTGTTGCCTATACTTTCTTCATCTACatcctgcttttcttcctctccagCTTCACGTGTGACAG GGTGCTGCTGCAGGAGGACTATGGCTTCTTCCGAGCCATCAGCCTGTGGCCCCCGCTGGTGCTTGTCGGGATCTACGCCACGTCACTCTCCGCCTCCATGAGCTCCCTCATTGGCGCCTCCCGCATCCTTCATGCCCTGGCCCAGGATGACCTCTTCG GAGTGATCCTGGCGCCGGCCAAGGTGGTATCCCGAGGGGGGAACCCCTGGGGGGCTGTGCTGTATTCCTGGGGCCTCGTGCAG CTGGTGCTCCTGGCCGGAAAGCTGAACACGCTGGCTGCCGTGGTCACCGTCTTCTACTTGGTGGCCTACGCTGCTGTGGACTTGTCCTGCCTGAGCCTGGAGTGGGCCTCTGCCCCCAACTTCCG CCCCACCTTCAACCTCTTCTCCTGGCACACCTGCTTGCTGGGGGTGGCCTCCTGCCTGCTCATGATGTTCCTCATCAGCCCCGGGGCCGCCGGCGGCTCCCTGCTTCTCATGGGCCTGCTTTCTGCCCTGCTCACGGCTCGAGGAGGGCCCAGCAGCTGGGGCTACGTCAGCCAGGCCCTGCTTTTCCACCAG GTGCGGAAGTACCTGCTCCGGCTGGACGTCCGGAAGGACCACGTGAAGTTCTGGCGGCCGCAGCTGCTGCTTCTGGTGGGGAACCCCCGGGGCGCCCTGCCTCTGCTGCGATTGGCCAACCAGCTCAAGAAAGGGGGTCTCTACGTGCTGGGCCATGTCACCCTGGGAGACCTCG ACTCTCTGCCCTCGGATCCTGTGCAGCCGCAGTACGGGGCATGGCTGAGCCTGGTGGACCGGGCCCAAGTGAAGGCCTTTGTGGATCTCACCCTCTCACCCTCCGTGCGCCAGGGAGCTCAGCACTTGCTGCGGATCTCTGGTCTTG GTGGCATGAAGCCCAACACGCTGGTCCTGGGTTTCTATGATGATGCTGCACCCCAGGATCACTTCCTGACTGACCCCGCTTTCTCTGAGCCTGCGGATGGCACCCAAGAGGCTGGGGccccggccctgagcaccctgttccCTCCACCCCGGGCTCCTGGGAGCCCCCGGGCTCTCAGTCCCCAGGACTACGTGGCTACCGTGGCAGACGCCCTGAAGATGAACAAGAACGTGGTCCTGGCCCGGGCCTGTGGGGCCCTGCCCCCCGAGCGGCTGAGCCGGGGGTCTGGGGGCACCTCCCAGCCGCACCACGTGGACGTGTGGCCCCTCAACCTGCTGCGACCGCGGGGCGGGCCTGGCTACGTGGACGTGTGCGGCCTCTTCCTGCTGCAGATGGCGACCATCTTGGGCATGGTGCCTGCCTGGCACAGTGCCCGCCTCCGGATCTTCTTGTGCTTGGGGCCTCGGGAGGCCCCGGGGGCAGCCGAGGGGCGGCTGCGGGCACTGCTGAGCCAGTTGAGGATCCGGGCCGAGGTGCGGGAGGTGGTGTGGGGCGAGGGGGCTGCCTCCGAGGagccggaggaggaggaggaaggggacttTGTGAACGGCAGGCGGGGAGACGCTGAGGCAGAGGCCCTGGCATGCAGCGCCAACGCCCTGGTTCGGGCCCAGCAGGGGCGTGGTAGAGGAGGGCCCGGTGGGCCTGAGGAAGGGGATGGCGAGGGGGGGCCCACCACTGCCCTCACCTTCTTGTACCTGCCGCGGCCGCCTGCTGATTCTGCCCGCTACCTGCGCTACCTGGGGCTCCTGGAAATTCTGAGCCGAGATCTGGGCCCCACGCTGCTCATTCACGGCGTCACCCCTGTCACTTGCACTGATCTCTGA